The following proteins come from a genomic window of Streptomyces sp. Sge12:
- a CDS encoding MarR family winged helix-turn-helix transcriptional regulator, translating into MTATDSALTALSQGWCALSLLHGRIEAHIERALQSGHGLSVREYSLLDVLSRQHSGPGGHLRMHQVADSVVLSQSATTRLVSRLEDRGLLNRYICDTDRRGIYTDVSEAGLALLAAARPTNDTALREALDEASLNPELAPLVATVENLRR; encoded by the coding sequence ATGACGGCCACGGACAGCGCGCTCACCGCCCTCTCCCAGGGCTGGTGCGCCCTCTCCCTCCTGCACGGGCGGATCGAGGCGCACATCGAACGGGCGCTGCAGTCGGGCCACGGCCTCAGCGTGCGCGAGTACTCGCTGCTCGACGTGCTCAGCCGCCAGCACAGCGGACCGGGCGGGCACCTGCGGATGCACCAGGTCGCCGACTCTGTGGTGCTCAGCCAGAGTGCGACGACCCGGCTGGTCAGCAGGCTGGAGGACCGCGGCCTGCTGAACCGCTACATCTGCGACACCGACCGGCGCGGCATCTACACGGACGTCAGCGAGGCGGGCCTGGCCCTGCTGGCCGCGGCCCGCCCCACCAACGACACCGCCCTGCGCGAGGCCCTGGACGAGGCCTCGCTCAACCCGGAACTCGCCCCGCTGGTCGCGACGGTGGAGAACCTGCGGCGCTGA
- a CDS encoding MFS transporter, producing MPLALLALAVGAFGIGTTEFVIMGLLPEVAGTYGVSIPLAGFLVTGYALGVVLGAPLMTVLGTRIPRKRMLMLLMGLFIVGNVLSALAPAFGIMLAGRVVASLAHGAFFGIGAVVAAELVAPEKKAGAIAMMFTGLTVANVVGVPLGTLVGQTVGWRVTFLIVASLGVVGLLGIARLVPELPRPEGGVRIRRELAAFRNVQVLLAMAMTVLGFGGVFAAITYITPMMTNVAGFADSSVTWLLVLFGLGMVAGNLIGGRYADRALMPMLYVALGALAVTLAVFTLTAHTKAGAAVTVVLIGALGFATVPPLQKRVLDQAAGAPTLASAVNIGAFNLGNALAAWLGGLVIAAGLGWTAPNWVGAALAASALVLALVSGALERRTAGRAAHGDRDADALAPTGTAGAPRASAAVPAHH from the coding sequence ATGCCTCTCGCACTCCTCGCCCTCGCCGTCGGGGCCTTCGGGATCGGCACCACCGAATTCGTCATCATGGGCCTGCTCCCCGAGGTCGCCGGCACGTACGGGGTCTCGATCCCCCTCGCCGGCTTCCTGGTCACCGGCTACGCGCTCGGCGTCGTACTCGGGGCGCCGCTCATGACCGTGCTCGGCACCCGCATTCCCCGCAAGCGCATGCTGATGCTGCTCATGGGCCTCTTCATCGTCGGCAACGTGCTCTCCGCCCTCGCCCCCGCCTTCGGCATCATGCTCGCCGGCCGCGTCGTCGCCTCCCTCGCCCACGGCGCCTTCTTCGGCATCGGCGCGGTCGTCGCCGCCGAACTCGTCGCCCCCGAGAAGAAGGCCGGCGCGATCGCCATGATGTTCACCGGACTGACGGTCGCCAACGTGGTCGGCGTCCCGCTCGGCACCCTCGTCGGGCAGACCGTCGGCTGGCGCGTCACTTTCCTGATCGTCGCCTCGCTCGGCGTCGTGGGCCTGCTGGGCATCGCCCGGCTGGTACCCGAGCTGCCCCGCCCCGAGGGCGGCGTACGGATCCGCCGCGAGCTCGCCGCCTTCCGCAACGTCCAGGTGCTGCTCGCGATGGCGATGACCGTCCTCGGCTTCGGCGGCGTCTTCGCCGCGATCACCTACATCACCCCGATGATGACCAACGTCGCCGGCTTCGCCGACTCCTCCGTCACCTGGCTGCTCGTCCTCTTCGGCCTGGGCATGGTCGCCGGCAACCTCATCGGCGGCCGGTACGCCGACCGCGCCCTCATGCCGATGCTGTACGTGGCCCTGGGCGCCCTGGCCGTCACGCTCGCCGTCTTCACCCTCACCGCCCACACCAAGGCCGGCGCGGCCGTGACCGTCGTGCTGATCGGCGCCCTCGGCTTCGCCACCGTGCCGCCGCTCCAGAAGCGCGTCCTGGACCAGGCCGCCGGGGCGCCCACCCTGGCCTCGGCCGTCAACATCGGCGCCTTCAACCTCGGCAACGCACTCGCCGCCTGGCTCGGCGGGCTCGTGATCGCCGCCGGCCTCGGCTGGACCGCCCCCAACTGGGTCGGCGCGGCACTTGCCGCCTCCGCCCTGGTGCTCGCCCTCGTCTCCGGCGCACTGGAGCGCCGTACGGCGGGACGCGCGGCCCACGGCGACCGGGACGCCGACGCCCTCGCCCCGACCGGAACGGCCGGAGCGCCCCGGGCCTCCGCGGCCGTCCCCGCCCACCACTGA
- a CDS encoding GlcG/HbpS family heme-binding protein, whose product MSTPTHAPTRPRTAVAPLTTQDAELLVATAAAAAEAAGVTVSVTVLDAGGHLLAFRRDDRAVLISGETSTRKAFTALQLNAPTADLVEAVRPDGPFHTLPTALDRPLLFIAGGLPVHRDGRLIGAIGVGGGAPEQDHGFAASARDALL is encoded by the coding sequence ATGTCCACCCCCACCCACGCCCCCACCCGCCCCCGCACCGCCGTCGCCCCCCTGACCACGCAGGACGCCGAGCTGCTCGTCGCCACCGCCGCGGCCGCCGCCGAGGCGGCCGGGGTCACGGTCAGCGTCACCGTCCTCGACGCCGGGGGCCACCTGCTCGCCTTCCGCCGCGACGACCGGGCCGTGCTGATCTCCGGCGAGACCAGCACCCGCAAGGCCTTCACGGCGCTCCAGCTGAACGCGCCCACCGCCGACCTGGTCGAGGCCGTCCGGCCCGACGGCCCCTTCCACACGCTGCCCACGGCCCTCGACCGTCCGCTGCTGTTCATCGCGGGCGGGCTGCCCGTCCACCGCGACGGCCGTCTCATCGGCGCCATCGGCGTCGGCGGCGGCGCCCCCGAGCAGGACCACGGCTTCGCCGCGTCCGCCCGGGACGCCCTGCTCTGA
- a CDS encoding beta-N-acetylhexosaminidase, translated as MTTPRRHKRVHTIATATVAALVTLALPGCTAASDEARAPGAPDSSSAPSATTARPAEAAPTPTPTPSYPLSTAPRTIPAVREHEPARGPGWKPTPDARVVVAPDDKAALSDEAKLLAGELNIGYGESAAPRAGDVELSMDAAAAGGPESYTLDVKDGRVRINGPDQAGVFYGTRTLKQAVKSGGSAPEGTVRDAPAKPQRGLNLDIARKFYTPDWIEDRLREMADLKLNQLGLHFSDDQAFRIQSDSHPEIVSTPHLTKAQVREINALAARLHITVVPEIDSPGHLGAVLRAHPDLQLRDTQGRAVKGAVDISNPASAKLVDELLREYIPLFPGGAWHLGADEYQALVYRDPQASFPQLARAAQQRYGPSARVQDLATGWLNDRADVVRPSGKALKAWNDGFFAGGVTSAAKDIQVEYWTGKETGARPPLEYLREGRKVVNLNDEFLYYVLGQPNQFTYPTGQRIYEQWTPLVLRGTTPVPASYGPQILGGRLAIWSDLAGAQTQAQVAAGIQAPLAALSQKVWDSRAPQLPWSDFKALADRL; from the coding sequence ATGACGACACCCAGGCGGCACAAGAGGGTCCACACCATCGCGACGGCCACGGTCGCCGCGCTGGTCACCCTTGCCCTCCCGGGCTGTACGGCCGCCTCGGACGAGGCGCGCGCCCCCGGCGCCCCGGACTCCTCCAGCGCCCCCTCCGCGACGACGGCACGCCCGGCCGAGGCCGCCCCCACCCCCACGCCGACCCCGTCCTACCCGCTGTCCACCGCCCCGCGCACCATCCCGGCCGTACGGGAGCACGAGCCCGCCCGCGGCCCCGGCTGGAAGCCCACTCCCGACGCCCGGGTGGTCGTCGCGCCGGACGACAAGGCCGCGCTGTCCGACGAGGCGAAACTGCTGGCCGGGGAACTGAACATCGGATACGGGGAGTCGGCGGCGCCGCGCGCCGGGGACGTCGAGCTCTCGATGGACGCCGCAGCCGCGGGCGGACCCGAGTCGTACACCCTCGACGTCAAGGACGGCCGCGTCCGCATCAACGGCCCCGACCAGGCCGGAGTGTTCTACGGCACCCGCACCCTCAAACAGGCGGTCAAGAGCGGCGGTTCGGCCCCCGAGGGAACGGTGCGCGACGCCCCCGCCAAACCGCAGCGCGGCCTCAACCTGGACATAGCCCGCAAGTTCTACACCCCGGACTGGATAGAGGACCGGCTGCGCGAGATGGCCGACCTCAAGCTGAACCAGCTGGGCCTGCACTTCTCCGACGACCAGGCCTTCCGCATCCAGTCCGACTCCCATCCCGAGATCGTCTCGACCCCGCACCTCACGAAGGCCCAGGTCCGCGAGATCAACGCGCTCGCCGCCCGGCTGCACATCACGGTCGTTCCCGAGATCGACTCGCCCGGCCACCTCGGCGCGGTCCTGCGGGCCCACCCCGACCTCCAGCTCCGCGACACGCAGGGGCGGGCGGTCAAGGGCGCCGTGGACATATCGAACCCGGCGTCCGCCAAGCTCGTGGACGAGCTGCTGCGCGAGTACATTCCGCTCTTCCCCGGCGGTGCCTGGCACCTGGGCGCCGACGAGTACCAGGCGCTGGTCTACCGCGACCCGCAGGCCTCCTTCCCCCAGCTCGCACGGGCCGCCCAGCAGCGGTACGGGCCCTCGGCGCGGGTCCAGGACCTGGCGACGGGCTGGCTGAACGACCGCGCGGACGTGGTCCGGCCGTCGGGGAAGGCGCTCAAGGCGTGGAACGACGGGTTCTTCGCGGGCGGGGTGACGAGCGCCGCCAAGGACATCCAGGTCGAGTACTGGACCGGCAAGGAGACCGGCGCCCGACCGCCGCTGGAGTACCTGCGCGAGGGCCGCAAGGTCGTCAACCTCAACGACGAGTTCCTCTACTACGTGCTGGGACAGCCCAACCAGTTCACGTACCCCACCGGGCAGCGGATCTACGAACAGTGGACCCCGCTCGTGCTGCGCGGCACCACCCCCGTCCCGGCCTCGTACGGGCCGCAGATCCTGGGCGGGCGCCTCGCCATCTGGAGCGACCTGGCCGGCGCCCAGACCCAGGCCCAGGTGGCCGCGGGCATCCAGGCCCCGCTGGCCGCGCTCTCGCAGAAGGTGTGGGACTCCCGCGCGCCCCAGCTGCCCTGGTCCGACTTCAAGGCCCTCGCCGACCGCCTCTGA
- a CDS encoding RNA polymerase sigma factor, with protein MLQLAPPVGPLTPGFGRAWRGLWSLLRRERPAPPTFPRSHPDPYRSPYGSSYGDSSTYDHTGHGAARPPTVSELYHAHRLRMVRLAVLLVDDLATAEDVVQDAFTALYRRHGEQITEVDNALGYLRTAVVNTSRSVLRRRRTVRAWTPPAAADIPSAEDHVVLDEAHREVLAALGRLTPRRRQVLVLRYWADLSEAEIAATLGISRGAVKSNASRGLDALERILEGRI; from the coding sequence GTGCTCCAACTCGCACCACCCGTCGGCCCCCTCACGCCCGGCTTCGGCCGGGCGTGGCGGGGCCTTTGGTCGTTGCTGCGCCGCGAGCGCCCGGCCCCGCCCACCTTCCCGCGGTCGCACCCGGACCCGTACCGATCCCCGTACGGGTCCTCGTACGGGGACTCGTCCACGTACGACCACACCGGCCACGGTGCGGCACGGCCGCCCACCGTCAGCGAGCTCTACCACGCGCACCGGCTGCGGATGGTCCGGCTGGCGGTGCTGCTCGTCGACGACCTGGCCACCGCCGAGGACGTGGTCCAGGACGCCTTCACCGCCCTGTACCGGCGGCACGGGGAGCAGATCACCGAGGTCGACAACGCGCTGGGCTACCTCCGCACCGCGGTGGTCAACACCTCGCGCTCCGTGCTGCGACGCAGGCGCACCGTCCGCGCCTGGACCCCGCCGGCGGCGGCCGACATCCCGTCCGCCGAGGACCACGTGGTCCTGGACGAGGCGCACCGCGAGGTGCTCGCCGCGCTCGGCCGGCTCACGCCGCGCCGCCGCCAGGTCCTGGTGCTGCGGTACTGGGCCGATCTCAGCGAGGCGGAGATCGCGGCCACCCTCGGGATCAGCCGGGGAGCGGTGAAGTCCAACGCGAGCCGCGGCCTGGACGCCCTGGAGAGGATTCTGGAGGGACGGATATGA